A genomic window from Salvia splendens isolate huo1 chromosome 11, SspV2, whole genome shotgun sequence includes:
- the LOC121755658 gene encoding CTL-like protein DDB_G0274487 isoform X1 gives MGAAEPVEEKSERENGEREADLEKGELNIQKESVQTHPPNAFHMSRMQRLSATNPLRLVIDNATRVASPSPARPPPRPSHPPPRASASPPPPPPPVETPPPQTQSRSIHTPQQQSPVTLNSRKYTNKISLFVFTLHTVAAVLLVGFLIYRGVKGLLEEGQARRREQRVLKYFLPQVEAAALLSITLAFVWQKAVRVWPHIMVHFIIWSSFALTLTTGILLICFQTPATDGVGVLYIAFAVGNGLYACWVTQRTSFCSKIFVKSLEPVSKFSDINQPTYWMLGAGFCWMSLWIFAVVGALNFHFPALTIIVLVLSLAWTAEVMRNVANLTVSRVIALYYLRGMQSSTQFCFQRALSNNLGSACLGSLFVPTIEALRIVARGLNLIEGEDEFMFSCAHCCLRVMESIFRRGNGWAYVHIAAYGKGFVKASQDTWELFVKREMGEVVDSDITTAICFLTGVCSGAICAIMVSSWTCTLDRPGYIGTLAVLATLIGYLMTRIAMALPQACVSCYYVCYAENPENRLFDETIPARIELIKSGRLEAVVPTPRVPRRFQR, from the exons ATGGGCGCCGCCGAACCG gTGGAAGAGAAATCGGAGAGAGAGAATGGGGAGAGAGAAGCGGATTTGGAAAAGGGCGAGCTGAATATCCAAAAGGAATCGGTGCAAACACATCCCCCAAATGCGTTTCACATGTCCAGAATGCAGCGATTGAGCGCCACAAACCCCCTCCGCCTCGTCATCGATAATGCGACGCGAGTCGCATCTCCCTCTCCAGCTCGCCCCCCGCCGCGCCCCTCTCACCCGCCGCCGCGCGCCTCAGCttcccctcctcctcctccccctccagTCGAGACGCCGCCGCCGCAAACGCAATCGCGATCAATACACACTCCGCAG CAGCAATCGCCGGTGACATTGAATTCGAGgaaatacacaaacaaaataTCTCTGTTTGTGTTCACTCTGCACACAGTGGCGGCGGTGTTGCTGGTGGGGTTTCTAATATACAGGGGGGTGAAGGGGCTATTAGAAGAAGGCCAAGCGCGGCGGCGAGAGCAGCGCGTGTTGAAGTATTTCCTCCCTCAGGTGGAGGCCGCCGCTCTCCTCAGCATCACCCTCGCATTCGTCTGGCAAAAAGCCGTCAGAGTGTGGCCTCACATCATGGTGCACTTCATAATTTGGAGCTCTTTCGCCCTAACCCTAACCACCGGAATCCTCCTAATCTGCTTCCAAACCCCCGCCACCGACGGTGTCGGCGTCCTCTACATCGCCTTCGCCGTCGGCAACGGCCTCTACGCCTGCTGGGTGACTCAGAGAACCAGTTTCTGCTCCAAAATCTTCGTCAAATCGCTCGAGCCAGTCTCCAAATTCTCCGATATAAACCAGCCTACTTATTGGATGCTCGGAGCTGGATTCTGCTGGATGTCATTGTGGATATTCGCGGTTGTTGGGGCGTTGAATTTCCATTTCCCGGCATTGACAATAATAGTGCTGGTTCTGAGCTTGGCTTGGACTGCTGAGGTGATGAGGAATGTAGCTAATTTGACAGTTAGCAGAGTGATTGCTCTGTACTATCTTAGAGGAATGCAATCCAGCACCCAATTCTGCTTCCAGAGAGCCTTATCGAATAATCTCGGAAGCGCCTGCTTAGGATCGCTCTTCGTCCCCACCATCGAGGCTCTGAGGATCGTGGCCAGAGGGCTCAATTTGATAGAAGGGGAAGACGAGTTCATGTTCTCGTGCGCGCATTGCTGCCTCAGAGTGATGGAGTCCATCTTCCGGAGAGGCAATGGCTGGGCATATGTGCACATTGCAGCGTACGGGAAAGGCTTCGTGAAGGCATCTCAGGACACGTGGGAGCTCTTCGTGAAGAGGGAGATGGGCGAGGTTGTGGACTCGGATATAACCACAGCCATCTGCTTCCTCACGGGAGTGTGCAGCGGGGCAATCTGCGCCATCATGGTGTCGTCATGGACGTGCACCTTGGACCGCCCGGGCTACATCGGGACGCTCGCGGTGCTAGCTACCTTGATCGGATACCTAATG ACTAGGATTGCAATGGCACTGCCTCAGGCCTGCGTGAGCTGTTACTACGTCTGCTACGCGGAGAATCCCGAGAATCGGCTGTTTGATGAGACCATACCCGCGCGGATCGAGTTGATCAAATCGGGCCGCCTGGAAGCTGTCGTCCCGACGCCGAGGGTTCCCCGGAGATTCCAAAGGTAG
- the LOC121755658 gene encoding CTL-like protein DDB_G0274487 isoform X2: protein MGAAEPVEEKSERENGEREADLEKGELNIQKESVQTHPPNAFHMSRMQRLSATNPLRLVIDNATRVASPSPARPPPRPSHPPPRASASPPPPPPPVETPPPQTQSRSIHTPQQSPVTLNSRKYTNKISLFVFTLHTVAAVLLVGFLIYRGVKGLLEEGQARRREQRVLKYFLPQVEAAALLSITLAFVWQKAVRVWPHIMVHFIIWSSFALTLTTGILLICFQTPATDGVGVLYIAFAVGNGLYACWVTQRTSFCSKIFVKSLEPVSKFSDINQPTYWMLGAGFCWMSLWIFAVVGALNFHFPALTIIVLVLSLAWTAEVMRNVANLTVSRVIALYYLRGMQSSTQFCFQRALSNNLGSACLGSLFVPTIEALRIVARGLNLIEGEDEFMFSCAHCCLRVMESIFRRGNGWAYVHIAAYGKGFVKASQDTWELFVKREMGEVVDSDITTAICFLTGVCSGAICAIMVSSWTCTLDRPGYIGTLAVLATLIGYLMTRIAMALPQACVSCYYVCYAENPENRLFDETIPARIELIKSGRLEAVVPTPRVPRRFQR from the exons ATGGGCGCCGCCGAACCG gTGGAAGAGAAATCGGAGAGAGAGAATGGGGAGAGAGAAGCGGATTTGGAAAAGGGCGAGCTGAATATCCAAAAGGAATCGGTGCAAACACATCCCCCAAATGCGTTTCACATGTCCAGAATGCAGCGATTGAGCGCCACAAACCCCCTCCGCCTCGTCATCGATAATGCGACGCGAGTCGCATCTCCCTCTCCAGCTCGCCCCCCGCCGCGCCCCTCTCACCCGCCGCCGCGCGCCTCAGCttcccctcctcctcctccccctccagTCGAGACGCCGCCGCCGCAAACGCAATCGCGATCAATACACACTCCGCAG CAATCGCCGGTGACATTGAATTCGAGgaaatacacaaacaaaataTCTCTGTTTGTGTTCACTCTGCACACAGTGGCGGCGGTGTTGCTGGTGGGGTTTCTAATATACAGGGGGGTGAAGGGGCTATTAGAAGAAGGCCAAGCGCGGCGGCGAGAGCAGCGCGTGTTGAAGTATTTCCTCCCTCAGGTGGAGGCCGCCGCTCTCCTCAGCATCACCCTCGCATTCGTCTGGCAAAAAGCCGTCAGAGTGTGGCCTCACATCATGGTGCACTTCATAATTTGGAGCTCTTTCGCCCTAACCCTAACCACCGGAATCCTCCTAATCTGCTTCCAAACCCCCGCCACCGACGGTGTCGGCGTCCTCTACATCGCCTTCGCCGTCGGCAACGGCCTCTACGCCTGCTGGGTGACTCAGAGAACCAGTTTCTGCTCCAAAATCTTCGTCAAATCGCTCGAGCCAGTCTCCAAATTCTCCGATATAAACCAGCCTACTTATTGGATGCTCGGAGCTGGATTCTGCTGGATGTCATTGTGGATATTCGCGGTTGTTGGGGCGTTGAATTTCCATTTCCCGGCATTGACAATAATAGTGCTGGTTCTGAGCTTGGCTTGGACTGCTGAGGTGATGAGGAATGTAGCTAATTTGACAGTTAGCAGAGTGATTGCTCTGTACTATCTTAGAGGAATGCAATCCAGCACCCAATTCTGCTTCCAGAGAGCCTTATCGAATAATCTCGGAAGCGCCTGCTTAGGATCGCTCTTCGTCCCCACCATCGAGGCTCTGAGGATCGTGGCCAGAGGGCTCAATTTGATAGAAGGGGAAGACGAGTTCATGTTCTCGTGCGCGCATTGCTGCCTCAGAGTGATGGAGTCCATCTTCCGGAGAGGCAATGGCTGGGCATATGTGCACATTGCAGCGTACGGGAAAGGCTTCGTGAAGGCATCTCAGGACACGTGGGAGCTCTTCGTGAAGAGGGAGATGGGCGAGGTTGTGGACTCGGATATAACCACAGCCATCTGCTTCCTCACGGGAGTGTGCAGCGGGGCAATCTGCGCCATCATGGTGTCGTCATGGACGTGCACCTTGGACCGCCCGGGCTACATCGGGACGCTCGCGGTGCTAGCTACCTTGATCGGATACCTAATG ACTAGGATTGCAATGGCACTGCCTCAGGCCTGCGTGAGCTGTTACTACGTCTGCTACGCGGAGAATCCCGAGAATCGGCTGTTTGATGAGACCATACCCGCGCGGATCGAGTTGATCAAATCGGGCCGCCTGGAAGCTGTCGTCCCGACGCCGAGGGTTCCCCGGAGATTCCAAAGGTAG
- the LOC121754706 gene encoding receptor-like protein EIX2: MKMLDSLDLSHNQLSGEIPTSLAEIHTLGVLDLSNNNLLGKIPTSTQLQSFNASTYAGNDGLCGDPLPLCPEDSLRPSTTNPRENVNEKDDNIFSFMQEVVISMAFGFIFGFWGVIGSFILKKSWRNAFFSVLDAAGDWFYVRIVVFVSKCKRSLNSKF; this comes from the coding sequence ATGAAGATGCTTGATTCCCTTGATCTATCACATAACCAACTCTCTGGAGAGATACCTACAAGTTTAGCAGAAATACACACTCTTGGGGTTCTTGATTTGTCTAACAACAACTTGCTCGGAAAAATTCCAACGAGTACTCAACTCCAAAGCTTTAATGCATCCACTTATGCCGGGAATGATGGACTCTGTGGCGACCCTCTGCCACTATGCCCCGAAGATAGCTTGAGGCCATCGACCACAAATCCAAGGGAAAACGTGAATGAAAAAGATGACAACATCTTCTCATTTATGCAAGAAGTTGTCATATCAATGgcttttggttttatttttggattttggGGAGTTATTGGGTCATTCATACTGAAGAAATCATGGAGAAATGCATTCTTCAGTGTGTTGGATGCTGCGGGAGATTGGTTCTACGTCAGGATTGTTGTGTTTGTGTCCAAATGCAAACGAAGCCTAAACTCTAAATTCTAA